In Arthrobacter sp. CDRTa11, one DNA window encodes the following:
- a CDS encoding M48 family metallopeptidase, with product MTSRSEPATRAPRLTADGAPVEVRRSARRTRTVAAFWENGTAVVAIPARFTAAQESEWVHRMLEKLHRQGERRSRKGKRQPATDAALAAHAADLSAQYFGGRAVPTSVRWVSNQNSRWGSATPSEGSIRLSDKLKAMPQWVIDYVLLHELAHLLVAGHNAAFWKLLEGYPETDRAKAFLEGVSFATSRGLDPDAVPAADAD from the coding sequence GTGACGTCTCGGAGTGAGCCCGCTACCCGGGCGCCCCGGCTGACCGCGGACGGGGCTCCCGTTGAGGTGCGGCGTTCTGCACGCCGGACAAGGACAGTGGCGGCTTTTTGGGAGAACGGAACGGCCGTGGTGGCCATCCCTGCCCGGTTCACCGCGGCCCAGGAATCCGAATGGGTGCACCGCATGCTGGAGAAGCTGCACCGGCAAGGAGAGCGGCGTTCCCGCAAGGGAAAGAGGCAACCCGCTACGGACGCGGCCTTGGCGGCGCATGCCGCGGACCTTTCCGCACAGTATTTCGGCGGCCGTGCCGTTCCGACGTCGGTCCGCTGGGTCAGCAACCAGAACTCGCGGTGGGGCTCCGCCACGCCTTCAGAGGGCAGCATCCGGCTCTCGGACAAGCTCAAAGCCATGCCCCAGTGGGTCATTGACTACGTGCTTCTGCACGAGCTTGCCCACCTGCTGGTGGCGGGCCACAACGCCGCCTTTTGGAAACTGTTGGAAGGCTACCCGGAGACGGATCGCGCCAAGGCCTTCCTCGAGGGGGTCTCGTTTGCCACCTCCCGCGGCCTGGATCCGGACGCCGTTCCCGCCGCGGACGCAGACTAG
- a CDS encoding ATP-dependent DNA helicase UvrD2, with protein sequence MTTENVDSPESLEDRILGGLDTEQREVASTLNGPLCVLAGAGTGKTRAITHRIAYGVHSGVYSAQRLLAVTFTARAAAEMRSRLRDLGVGNVQARTFHAAALRQLQFFWPQAVGGTLPNLLDHKAQMIAEAARRLRLSTDRASIRDLASEIEWAKVSMLTPANYLENAQGRGTPGGFDLTAVARVFQSYEDVKTDRNVIDFEDVLLITVGILQEDQKVAATVREQYRHFVVDEYQDVSPLQQRLLELWLGGRDELCVVGDASQTIYSFTGASPQHLLGFKARYPEANVVKLIRDYRSTPQVVKLANDLLAGRRSGGTVADAAWATPLQLVAQRPAGPVPEFTECTDDEAEAATVALKIKKLLDAGTPASQVAILFRTNGQSEAYEQALAAAGIGYQLRGGERFFARKEVRDAILQLRAATRAVSESATPGPLGQLVRDIVASLGYTDSAPHNGGALRERWESLAALVALADELVQVRGEQFGLADFVNELQERSLAQHAPTVQGVTLASLHAAKGLEWDAVFLVGLSEGLMPISFADTPEAVDEERRLLYVGITRAREHLSLSWSTARTPGGRANRKPSRFLDGLRPDSVASSTTRGKGPAARRKAAVPAVCRVCGSMLSSGAERKVGRCNDCPPSYEEQTFEALRQWRKEVALSAEVPAFVVFTDATLTAIAEAKPASLEELAALAGVGPSKLERYGEDVLRVLVESSVL encoded by the coding sequence GTGACAACAGAGAACGTAGACAGCCCGGAGTCCCTTGAAGATCGGATCCTCGGTGGCCTGGACACCGAACAGCGGGAAGTCGCCAGTACGCTGAACGGACCGCTGTGTGTCCTGGCCGGGGCAGGAACGGGAAAAACCCGGGCCATCACGCACCGCATTGCCTATGGCGTCCACTCCGGCGTATACAGTGCCCAGCGGCTCCTCGCCGTCACCTTTACGGCCCGGGCGGCCGCGGAAATGCGCAGCAGGCTGCGGGACCTCGGCGTCGGAAACGTCCAGGCCAGGACTTTTCACGCAGCCGCCCTCAGGCAGCTCCAGTTTTTCTGGCCTCAAGCGGTGGGAGGCACCTTGCCCAACCTCCTGGACCACAAAGCGCAGATGATCGCCGAGGCAGCGCGGCGTTTGAGGCTCAGCACGGACCGTGCGTCCATCAGGGACCTGGCGTCCGAGATCGAGTGGGCCAAGGTTTCCATGCTGACGCCTGCCAACTACCTTGAAAATGCCCAGGGGAGGGGAACGCCGGGAGGATTTGACCTCACCGCCGTCGCAAGGGTTTTCCAGTCATACGAGGATGTCAAGACGGACCGCAATGTCATCGACTTCGAGGACGTGCTGCTGATCACCGTCGGAATCCTCCAGGAGGACCAGAAAGTCGCGGCCACGGTCCGTGAACAGTACAGGCATTTTGTAGTGGACGAGTACCAGGACGTCTCGCCGCTGCAGCAACGCCTCCTGGAACTGTGGCTGGGGGGCCGGGACGAGCTGTGCGTCGTGGGGGATGCGAGCCAGACCATCTACTCATTCACCGGTGCCTCACCCCAGCACCTGCTGGGCTTCAAGGCCCGGTATCCCGAGGCCAATGTGGTCAAGCTGATCCGCGATTACCGCTCCACTCCCCAGGTGGTGAAACTGGCGAATGATCTTCTGGCGGGACGGCGCAGTGGCGGAACCGTGGCTGATGCGGCATGGGCAACACCCCTGCAGCTGGTGGCCCAGCGCCCGGCCGGGCCCGTTCCGGAGTTCACCGAGTGCACTGACGATGAGGCGGAAGCAGCCACGGTGGCGCTCAAAATCAAGAAACTGCTCGACGCCGGCACGCCTGCAAGCCAGGTGGCTATCCTCTTCCGCACGAACGGACAGTCCGAAGCCTACGAGCAGGCGCTCGCGGCGGCGGGCATCGGATACCAGCTTCGGGGCGGCGAAAGATTTTTCGCCCGCAAGGAGGTCAGGGACGCGATCCTGCAGCTGCGTGCCGCAACCAGGGCGGTTTCGGAATCAGCGACGCCGGGACCCCTCGGTCAGCTGGTCCGCGATATCGTCGCATCCCTGGGCTACACCGACTCTGCGCCGCATAACGGCGGAGCACTCCGGGAGCGGTGGGAATCCCTGGCCGCACTCGTGGCCCTCGCCGACGAACTTGTCCAGGTCCGCGGAGAGCAGTTCGGTCTCGCAGACTTTGTCAACGAGCTCCAGGAACGCTCACTGGCCCAGCATGCCCCCACCGTCCAGGGCGTCACGCTGGCTTCGCTGCACGCCGCCAAGGGACTTGAGTGGGACGCAGTTTTCCTGGTGGGCCTCAGCGAAGGCCTGATGCCCATATCGTTTGCGGATACCCCTGAAGCTGTGGACGAGGAACGCAGGCTCCTCTACGTGGGAATCACCCGCGCCCGGGAGCATCTTTCGCTGTCATGGTCCACCGCCCGCACCCCGGGTGGCCGTGCCAACAGGAAACCCTCAAGGTTCCTCGATGGACTCAGGCCCGATTCGGTGGCCAGTTCCACTACCCGCGGAAAAGGTCCGGCGGCCCGCCGGAAAGCCGCCGTCCCAGCCGTATGCCGCGTCTGTGGAAGCATGCTCTCAAGCGGTGCCGAGCGAAAAGTAGGACGCTGCAACGATTGCCCTCCCAGCTATGAGGAACAGACGTTCGAGGCCCTGCGGCAATGGCGCAAGGAAGTTGCGCTTTCCGCAGAAGTGCCCGCCTTTGTGGTCTTTACTGACGCCACACTCACCGCAATAGCAGAGGCCAAGCCGGCCTCGCTTGAGGAACTGGCCGCCCTCGCCGGGGTGGGGCCCTCCAAACTCGAACGCTACGGCGAGGACGTCCTCCGGGTGCTCGTAGAGAGCTCCGTCCTGTGA
- the nudC gene encoding NAD(+) diphosphatase, whose product MSHAESVTPAYQTQATRLPANHLFDTVLPIRPAMVDRGSADRVRPGMVEELLEREGTLAAVLTGRQALVQGNRLVLAEAARLLAGLRELGSMPGQIIYLGAALPSSELPAGTELLLFVLPAQVDVGTGGIPADAFWAGFRDVAAQLGPTDTALFVEASAIANWHSTHTHCPRCGAATVVEAAGWVRRCPEDGSEHYPRTDPAIIVTVVGPDGRLLLGGGGPADARNYSTLAGFVEPGESLEQAVVREIYEEVGVRITGCQYLGSQSWPFPASLMLGFTAITPDTEARPDGVEVTRARWFSREELQQAVLNGEITISSRLSIARSLIEHWYGGRIADRTDP is encoded by the coding sequence ATGAGTCATGCGGAGTCCGTTACGCCGGCCTACCAGACGCAGGCAACCCGGCTGCCGGCAAACCATCTTTTCGATACCGTACTTCCCATCCGGCCGGCAATGGTTGACCGGGGCTCCGCAGACCGCGTCAGGCCCGGAATGGTGGAAGAACTGCTGGAACGCGAAGGCACCCTGGCGGCAGTGCTGACAGGCAGGCAAGCGCTGGTGCAGGGCAACAGGCTGGTCCTGGCGGAAGCTGCCAGGCTGCTGGCCGGACTCCGTGAGCTGGGGTCAATGCCCGGGCAGATCATTTACCTCGGAGCGGCCCTTCCGAGCTCTGAGCTGCCGGCCGGCACCGAACTTCTCCTCTTCGTCCTGCCGGCGCAAGTTGACGTGGGTACGGGCGGTATTCCGGCGGACGCTTTCTGGGCAGGTTTCCGCGATGTTGCCGCGCAGTTGGGCCCCACTGACACGGCGCTGTTTGTTGAAGCCAGCGCCATAGCCAACTGGCATTCCACCCATACCCACTGCCCCCGGTGCGGTGCGGCCACCGTCGTCGAGGCCGCAGGCTGGGTCCGCCGCTGCCCCGAGGACGGCTCTGAGCATTACCCCCGCACCGATCCTGCAATTATCGTCACCGTCGTGGGGCCGGACGGCCGGCTGCTGCTCGGCGGCGGGGGACCCGCCGACGCAAGGAACTATTCAACGCTCGCCGGATTCGTAGAACCCGGCGAGTCCCTGGAGCAGGCTGTGGTCCGCGAAATATACGAGGAAGTGGGTGTCCGGATTACCGGGTGCCAGTATCTGGGTTCTCAGTCGTGGCCGTTCCCGGCCTCCCTTATGCTTGGATTTACCGCCATCACCCCGGACACCGAGGCAAGGCCCGACGGCGTCGAGGTCACCCGTGCGCGCTGGTTCAGCAGGGAGGAACTCCAGCAGGCGGTGCTTAACGGGGAAATCACCATCTCCAGCAGGCTTTCCATCGCCCGCTCACTGATCGAGCACTGGTACGGCGGGCGGATCGCGGACCGCACGGACCCGTAA
- a CDS encoding macrolide 2'-phosphotransferase, translating into MRRKPIELAAVATAAVPGLTPTAVSAAPDDPADFDSALLLDSEGKRWRVRSPQHAEASARLETEFLVLRAFAPGIRAELPFLMPTVAGSVRLGSLSTFVYSHLAGSNRSVEELTAGTDSLAREIGVALAAIHDLPHALVSNADLPSYTPNEFRQRRLNELDQAATTGKIPPSLLLRWEHALEDVSLWRFNPCVVHGDLHEDNLLVEGDRVTAVTGWTDLRIGDPADDFAWLVASNEQAFVDSVLSSYTGSRRDVPDKHMLRRAALSAEFALAQYLVKGIAAGDPAMVSEAEGMLETLAGDIAEHGGQAISVEPLPSPPETGAGEPAKAGAEANVGEQVNAGPHASAGTAGTGQSSPATRQGDNTPTGSVRTPAVTVVPLPVGPETLPPPLVVPAPALPAVQVAPIPADEHSSPAEARGQEDDAADTSSGKSPSADDTSTAAITIIAGQKD; encoded by the coding sequence GTGAGAAGAAAACCGATCGAACTGGCAGCCGTGGCAACCGCGGCAGTCCCCGGGCTGACCCCGACCGCCGTTAGTGCTGCTCCGGACGATCCTGCGGATTTCGACTCCGCGCTGCTCCTGGACTCGGAAGGCAAGCGATGGAGGGTACGGTCGCCGCAGCATGCCGAGGCCAGCGCGAGGCTGGAAACGGAATTCCTGGTTCTCCGTGCCTTTGCGCCCGGGATCCGCGCCGAACTGCCCTTCCTGATGCCCACCGTGGCCGGCAGCGTCCGGCTTGGCAGCCTCAGTACTTTCGTCTATTCACATCTCGCCGGCAGCAACCGGAGTGTGGAAGAACTCACCGCCGGGACGGACTCCCTTGCGAGGGAAATCGGTGTGGCCCTTGCAGCGATCCATGACCTCCCTCACGCCCTGGTCAGCAATGCCGACCTCCCGAGCTACACCCCCAATGAATTCCGCCAACGGAGGCTGAACGAGCTGGATCAGGCTGCCACGACAGGGAAAATTCCCCCTTCACTCCTCCTGCGGTGGGAACACGCCCTGGAAGATGTTTCCCTCTGGCGGTTTAACCCCTGCGTGGTCCACGGCGACCTTCATGAGGACAACCTGCTGGTGGAAGGCGACCGCGTCACAGCAGTCACCGGCTGGACGGACCTGAGAATTGGCGATCCCGCCGATGATTTCGCCTGGCTGGTGGCCTCCAACGAGCAGGCCTTTGTGGACAGCGTGCTCTCCAGCTACACCGGCAGCCGTCGGGACGTGCCGGATAAACACATGCTCCGGAGGGCGGCGCTTTCTGCCGAGTTCGCGCTGGCGCAGTACCTGGTCAAGGGCATCGCCGCCGGGGATCCGGCCATGGTGTCCGAGGCGGAAGGCATGCTGGAAACCCTGGCAGGCGACATCGCAGAGCACGGCGGGCAGGCCATCAGCGTGGAACCACTCCCCTCGCCGCCCGAAACGGGCGCCGGCGAGCCAGCCAAGGCTGGAGCTGAAGCCAACGTTGGCGAGCAGGTAAATGCCGGCCCGCATGCCAGTGCCGGAACAGCCGGCACCGGGCAGTCAAGTCCGGCAACGCGGCAAGGGGACAACACTCCCACTGGGTCTGTGCGCACTCCGGCGGTGACGGTTGTGCCGCTGCCGGTGGGGCCCGAAACGCTGCCTCCGCCACTGGTGGTGCCCGCGCCTGCCCTGCCCGCGGTCCAGGTGGCGCCTATTCCAGCGGACGAGCATTCTTCACCAGCGGAAGCGCGCGGTCAGGAAGATGACGCGGCTGACACATCCAGCGGCAAGTCTCCCTCCGCGGACGACACCTCCACCGCGGCCATCACCATCATTGCCGGGCAGAAGGACTGA
- a CDS encoding ATP-dependent helicase, with the protein MSNQPQGGRPRFSPEELAGMLGEKNTPTPEQSAIISSPLAPRLVIAGAGSGKTATMADRVVWLVANGWVRPEEVLGVTFTRKAAGELATRIRAKLAALQRIAAQDSGNQVFPPGLLSTDALEPKVSTYHSFASGIVSDYGLRLGVERDVVLLGGAQTWQLATEVVEAFDGEYGHFNAAKSTLVKAVIQLAGECAEHLQEPADVEAWLMARLAEFEGLPYVAGAKKNRPQAAADLAAMLRTRASVAEMVSRYSAAKRSRGSLDFGDLVALAARVARQVPLAAEMERQRYKVVLLDEFQDTSYAQLVLFSRLFGGGHAVTAVGDPNQSIYGFRGASAGQLFHFVREFPVLMPGSDGREKFVPAPTSYLTTAWRNGRSILAAANVMSEALGREAGAKAPAGAGAGTHAAANVPPLQPSPFAVEGRVVLGRFGTDVEEASALAHDVLQYRVTDFEHQADGTPVPPALAVLCRRRAQMEPIRKEFEARGIAYEIIGLGGLLDTPEIVDLVATLRVLADPGRSDALMRLLAGARWRIGPADLMAFRDWSSQLARRRAQGVGGDAPAEGETAVSEEAVIESDLTDGASLVEALDWLPREDWTSSHGRSLTGEARQRLGRLSLELRQLRGYLGDDLTTLLGEVERAMLLDIEVAARPGISIHQARRNLDAFQDAAAGFLRTSQRVDILAFLAWLEAAAAEENGLDVPASEVNREAVQLLTVHASKGLEWDVVFVPGLNAGAFPSNRDSRWSSGSAALPWPLRGDQEDLPQWDTDQPDQKGWLDAEKDFKSEVLCHGEGEERRLAYVAYTRAKHVLWVSSAAWVGSRAGRAEMSPFLAELEPLLSRRQEGTDVSPAMVHPASVAEDSLPEKSPLTLETEAARWPYDPLEGPVDARTGERLRLLPGRRAAMEAAASRIIASLADVSGDATQRLSAPSGSSGADAERPDADAQRLRGNAANWASEAALLLERRSRRSAGQDVHLPGHISASTLVDLGEDPRAVLGRLRRPVPREPGMSARKGTAFHSWVEEYFGAAGMLDFGDTSGPDDHIDAAYDLDAMVATFKASEWANRSPAFVEVPVETRVGEVVVRGRIDAVFRDADGRWDLVDWKTGRRPAASHLKAKSVQLAVYRLAWARLKGVPVEDVRAAFFYVADNQVVRPHDLGSAVELEQIVAGALVSPSARQ; encoded by the coding sequence ATGAGCAACCAGCCCCAGGGTGGCCGTCCTCGTTTTAGCCCGGAGGAATTGGCGGGGATGCTGGGGGAAAAGAACACGCCCACGCCGGAACAGTCCGCCATTATTTCCTCACCGCTGGCCCCCAGGCTCGTGATAGCCGGGGCCGGTTCCGGCAAGACCGCCACCATGGCCGACCGTGTGGTGTGGCTGGTAGCAAACGGGTGGGTCAGGCCCGAGGAAGTCCTTGGCGTCACGTTCACCAGGAAGGCTGCCGGTGAGCTCGCCACCAGGATCAGGGCCAAGCTCGCGGCACTGCAGCGCATCGCCGCGCAGGACAGTGGGAACCAGGTGTTCCCGCCAGGACTGCTCAGCACCGACGCGTTGGAGCCGAAAGTCTCCACGTATCATTCGTTCGCCAGCGGAATTGTGTCTGACTACGGGCTGCGGCTCGGAGTGGAACGCGATGTGGTGCTGCTGGGCGGAGCACAGACGTGGCAGCTGGCCACCGAGGTTGTTGAGGCCTTCGACGGCGAATACGGCCATTTCAATGCCGCAAAATCCACGCTGGTGAAGGCGGTCATCCAGCTGGCTGGCGAATGCGCCGAACACCTGCAGGAGCCGGCAGATGTCGAGGCGTGGCTGATGGCCAGGCTCGCGGAATTCGAGGGCCTGCCATATGTGGCGGGGGCGAAGAAGAACCGTCCGCAGGCTGCCGCGGATCTTGCGGCCATGCTGCGGACCAGGGCAAGTGTCGCTGAAATGGTCAGCCGTTATTCCGCAGCGAAGCGTTCCCGGGGATCCCTTGATTTCGGTGACCTCGTCGCCTTGGCTGCCAGGGTGGCAAGGCAGGTTCCGCTGGCTGCCGAGATGGAACGGCAGCGGTACAAGGTTGTTCTCCTGGATGAGTTCCAGGACACCTCCTATGCCCAGCTGGTGCTGTTTTCGAGGCTCTTTGGCGGCGGCCACGCTGTCACGGCGGTGGGCGATCCAAACCAGTCGATCTATGGCTTTCGTGGTGCTTCCGCAGGGCAGCTGTTCCATTTTGTCCGCGAGTTCCCTGTCCTCATGCCCGGCTCGGACGGGCGAGAAAAGTTTGTACCCGCTCCAACGTCGTATCTGACCACCGCGTGGCGCAACGGCCGTTCCATCCTGGCCGCAGCCAACGTCATGTCCGAGGCCCTGGGCAGGGAAGCGGGGGCAAAAGCGCCGGCCGGGGCCGGCGCCGGCACCCATGCCGCAGCCAACGTCCCGCCCCTGCAGCCCAGCCCGTTCGCGGTGGAAGGACGTGTGGTGCTCGGGCGTTTCGGGACGGACGTGGAGGAAGCGTCCGCCCTGGCACATGATGTCCTGCAATATCGCGTCACCGACTTCGAGCACCAGGCCGACGGCACTCCCGTGCCTCCTGCCCTGGCCGTCCTGTGCCGGCGCCGTGCACAGATGGAGCCCATTCGGAAGGAGTTTGAGGCCCGCGGGATTGCCTACGAGATCATCGGCCTGGGCGGCTTGCTGGACACTCCCGAAATCGTTGACCTGGTGGCCACGCTGAGGGTCCTGGCAGATCCCGGGCGTTCGGATGCGCTGATGCGCCTCCTCGCAGGCGCACGCTGGCGGATTGGTCCTGCAGACCTCATGGCCTTCCGTGACTGGTCCAGCCAGCTGGCACGCAGGCGGGCGCAGGGCGTCGGGGGAGATGCCCCGGCCGAAGGCGAGACGGCAGTGTCCGAAGAAGCAGTGATCGAATCCGACCTGACCGATGGTGCCAGCCTCGTGGAGGCCTTGGACTGGCTGCCCCGGGAGGACTGGACTTCCTCCCATGGCAGGTCCCTGACAGGGGAGGCACGGCAGCGGCTGGGCCGCCTCTCCCTCGAGCTGAGGCAACTGCGGGGTTACCTCGGGGACGACCTGACCACCCTGCTGGGGGAAGTTGAACGTGCCATGCTGCTGGATATCGAGGTTGCGGCCCGTCCGGGGATCAGCATCCACCAGGCCCGCAGAAACCTGGATGCGTTCCAGGATGCGGCGGCGGGGTTCCTCCGGACGTCCCAACGGGTGGACATCCTGGCGTTCCTCGCCTGGCTTGAGGCAGCGGCCGCAGAGGAGAATGGCCTGGACGTGCCGGCCTCGGAAGTAAACCGCGAAGCTGTGCAGCTCCTGACGGTCCACGCCTCTAAAGGGCTGGAGTGGGATGTGGTCTTTGTGCCCGGTTTGAACGCCGGCGCCTTTCCCAGCAACCGGGATTCCCGGTGGAGCAGTGGATCAGCGGCGCTGCCTTGGCCCTTGCGCGGGGACCAGGAAGACTTGCCGCAGTGGGATACCGACCAGCCGGACCAGAAGGGCTGGCTGGACGCAGAGAAGGACTTCAAGTCAGAGGTACTGTGCCATGGGGAGGGTGAGGAACGCCGCCTCGCCTATGTCGCTTATACGCGGGCCAAACATGTGCTGTGGGTTTCAAGTGCGGCGTGGGTCGGCTCCAGGGCGGGACGGGCGGAGATGTCACCGTTCCTCGCCGAGCTGGAACCGCTCCTCAGCCGGCGGCAAGAAGGGACAGACGTCAGCCCCGCCATGGTTCATCCCGCTTCCGTTGCTGAGGATTCCCTGCCGGAAAAGAGCCCGCTGACCCTGGAAACAGAAGCCGCACGGTGGCCGTACGATCCGCTCGAAGGCCCGGTGGACGCCAGGACGGGGGAACGGCTGCGGCTTCTTCCCGGCCGCAGGGCAGCCATGGAAGCTGCGGCGTCCCGGATCATTGCTTCTTTGGCAGATGTTTCTGGCGATGCCACGCAGCGATTGAGTGCGCCTTCCGGCAGTTCGGGTGCCGACGCAGAGCGGCCCGATGCCGACGCGCAGCGGCTCCGGGGGAACGCAGCCAACTGGGCTTCGGAGGCGGCGCTGTTGCTGGAACGGCGCTCCAGGCGCTCCGCCGGCCAGGACGTGCACCTGCCCGGCCATATTTCGGCGTCTACGCTTGTCGACCTGGGGGAGGACCCCCGGGCTGTCCTGGGCAGGCTCCGGAGGCCGGTCCCCCGCGAGCCCGGCATGTCAGCCCGCAAGGGAACTGCCTTCCACTCCTGGGTGGAGGAGTACTTCGGCGCCGCCGGCATGCTGGATTTCGGCGACACGTCCGGCCCGGATGACCACATCGACGCCGCCTACGACCTCGATGCCATGGTGGCTACTTTCAAGGCATCCGAGTGGGCCAACCGCTCGCCCGCTTTCGTTGAAGTTCCCGTCGAGACCCGGGTTGGTGAGGTGGTGGTTCGCGGCCGCATAGACGCCGTGTTCCGTGACGCGGACGGCCGCTGGGACCTGGTGGATTGGAAAACGGGACGCCGGCCGGCGGCTTCCCACCTCAAGGCCAAATCGGTGCAGCTGGCCGTCTACCGGTTGGCGTGGGCACGGCTGAAAGGAGTCCCGGTCGAGGACGTCCGGGCCGCGTTTTTCTATGTGGCTGACAACCAGGTGGTGCGTCCCCATGACCTCGGTTCCGCAGTGGAACTGGAGCAGATAGTGGCTGGCGCCCTGGTCAGTCCTTCTGCCCGGCAATGA